One window of the Vigna radiata var. radiata cultivar VC1973A chromosome 1, Vradiata_ver6, whole genome shotgun sequence genome contains the following:
- the LOC106774874 gene encoding BAG family molecular chaperone regulator 3: MMKMKNSYSSNNQKTNGLASIMKEGSDGGRVESGSKEWEMRPGGMLVQMRTTESDRNSVLVPSIRVRVKYGSIYHEVNISSQATFGELKKMLSGITGLHHEDQKLFYKDKERDSKAFLDMVGVKDKSKIVLVEDPISQEKRLLERRKNAKMEKAAKSISEISLEVDRLAGRVSAFESIINKGGRFAETDVLNLIELLMNQLLKLDGIMAEGDVKLKRKIQVKRVQKYVETLDLLKIKNSLPGSNGHHAPVQHQQKHSNGQKLGPVLEQQEKHSNGHNRLALAPIQEQQQQKQPRNSNENFLELYHEEQHQPSRNSTSGVVVTTNWELFDFAPPLIPVQSTSPPPPPPMANSSGPPKFNWELFN; the protein is encoded by the exons atgatgaagatgaagaatagTTATAGTAGTAATAACCAAAAGACAAATGGTCTTGCTTCCATCATGAAAGAAGGTTCAGATGGTGGCAGAGTTGAGTCCGGTTCAAAGGAATGGGAGATGAGACCAGGCGGAATGCTGGTTCAGATGAGAACCACCGAGTCGGATCGGAACTCAGTGCTTGTTCCCTCCATTAGAGTTAGGGTCAAGTATGGTTCAATTTACCATGAAGTCAACATTAGTTCCCAAGCTACATTTG GGGAGTTGAAGAAGATGCTATCAGGGATAACTGGATTACACCATGAAGACCAAAAGCTGTTTTACAAAGACAAGGAAAGGGATTCAAAGGCCTTTCTTGACATGGTTGGGGTGAAGGATAAATCCAAGATAGTGCTGGTTGAAGACCCTATTAGTCAAGAGAAGAGGTTgttagagagaaggaagaatGCTAAGATGGAGAAAGCTGCAAAATCAATCTCAGAAATCAGCTTGGAAGTAGATAGGCTTGCAGGGAGG GTATCAGCATTTGAGTCAATTATCAACAAAGGTGGAAGATTTGCAGAAACAGATGTGCTTAATCTGATTGAGTTATTGATGAATCAATTGCTGAAACTGGATGGTATAATGGCTGAAGGGGATGTGAAATTAAAGAGGAAAATTCAG GTAAAAAGAGTTCAAAAGTATGTTGAAACTCTGGATTTGCTGAAGATTAAGAATTCCTTGCCTGGTAGCAATGGACACCATGCACCAGTGCAGCATCAACAGAAGCATTCAAATGGTCAAAAACTGGGACCAGTTTTGGAGCAACAAGAAAAGCACTCAAATGGACATAACAGATTAGCCTTAGCACCAATTCAGGAAcagcaacaacaaaaacaaccaaGGAACTCAAATGAAAATTTCCTAGAACTTTACCATGAAGAACAACATCAACCCTCAAGGAATTCCACCTCAGGAGTTGTAGTTACCACAAATTGGGAACTGTTTGATTTTGCCCCACCATTAATCCCTGTTCAATCCACATCCCCTCCCCCACCACCCCCAATGGCCAATAGTTCAGGCCCTCCCAAGTTCAATTGGGAACTCTTCAACTAA